The Sphaerospermopsis torques-reginae ITEP-024 genome has a window encoding:
- the hemW gene encoding radical SAM family heme chaperone HemW — MSFSVPTAAYVHIPFCRRRCFYCDFPVFVVGDRSRGETSHTISQYVEAVCQEINSAPTFNQPLKTIFFGGGTPSLLSTEQLQQILTTLEKRFGIVSSVEISMEMDPGTFDLAHITGYKNAGVNRVSLGVQTFAAELLKIAGRSHSVEDIFAAIDLIHQVEIPEFSIDLISGLPHQSLDQWENSLTKAVEISPTHISIYDLTIEPGTAFGRYYQPGDQPLPTDETTVKMYQLGQKILTDARYEHYEISNYAKSGHQCQHNLVYWQNLSYYGFGMGAASYVQGKRFTRPRKTKEYYQWLENGAIIDCEITPIEEELLETLMLGLRLASGLNLKTLTQKFGTEKVAEIKQCLYPYLGKGWVQIMGEKLRLTDPDGFLFSNVVLADLFEKMGE; from the coding sequence ATGAGTTTTTCTGTTCCTACTGCTGCTTATGTACATATTCCTTTTTGTCGTCGGCGGTGTTTTTATTGTGATTTTCCGGTGTTTGTGGTGGGCGATCGCTCACGGGGTGAAACATCACATACAATTAGTCAATATGTTGAGGCAGTTTGTCAAGAAATAAACTCTGCACCCACTTTTAATCAACCTTTAAAAACCATTTTCTTTGGTGGTGGTACACCTTCGCTGTTATCTACAGAACAATTACAACAGATTTTAACAACATTAGAAAAGCGTTTTGGCATTGTATCAAGTGTAGAAATTTCAATGGAAATGGACCCCGGTACTTTTGATTTAGCACATATCACAGGATATAAAAATGCAGGTGTGAACCGGGTAAGTTTGGGTGTGCAAACGTTTGCAGCAGAATTGTTAAAAATTGCAGGGCGATCGCACTCAGTTGAAGATATTTTTGCAGCTATTGATTTAATTCACCAAGTCGAAATACCCGAATTTAGCATAGACTTAATTTCTGGTTTACCACATCAGTCTTTAGATCAATGGGAAAATTCCCTAACTAAAGCGGTAGAAATTTCGCCAACACATATATCTATTTATGATTTAACCATAGAACCGGGTACAGCTTTCGGACGTTATTACCAACCAGGAGATCAACCCCTACCGACAGATGAAACCACTGTCAAAATGTATCAATTAGGGCAAAAAATATTAACAGATGCACGTTATGAACATTATGAAATTTCCAACTATGCCAAAAGCGGACATCAATGTCAACATAATTTAGTTTATTGGCAAAATTTGTCTTATTACGGTTTCGGAATGGGTGCAGCTAGTTATGTACAAGGTAAACGCTTTACCCGTCCTCGTAAAACCAAAGAATATTATCAATGGTTAGAAAATGGTGCAATTATTGATTGTGAAATCACACCTATAGAGGAAGAATTATTAGAAACTTTAATGCTGGGTTTGCGTTTAGCATCCGGTTTGAATTTAAAGACATTAACCCAAAAGTTTGGTACAGAAAAAGTAGCAGAAATCAAACAATGTTTGTATCCTTATTTGGGTAAAGGTTGGGTACAAATTATGGGGGAAAAATTGCGGTTAACTGATCCTGATGGGTTTTTATTTTCTAATGTGGTATTAGCAGATTTATTTGAAAAGATGGGAGAGTAA
- a CDS encoding PIN/TRAM domain-containing protein: MLDFTIILSFIIASAGIGYFSTDLLPSGTLDGVTNLDALRLVVAVFAAIIGGAVGLSFQTTYRRLEAQVKEMPLEVILTRAIGLVIGLLLANLMLAPLFLLPIPADFSFIKPIVAVVGSIILSVTGMNLADTHGRGLLRLINPNTVETLVVEGTLKPANTKVLDTSCIIDGRIEALLETGFLEGVIIVPRFILQELQQVADASKDVKRVRGRRGLDILNRIRETYPERILINPVDYEEIHTVDAKLVKFAQEINGTLLTNDYNLSKVASVQKVPVLNVNDLVNAVRPSYLPGDNIDLKILKEGKEPTQGIGYLDDGTMVVVEEGSGFVGAELRVVVTSALQTSAGRMIFAKPQASALA; encoded by the coding sequence ATGCTTGATTTCACTATCATTCTCTCATTTATTATCGCATCTGCCGGAATCGGTTATTTCAGTACCGACCTCCTCCCCTCTGGAACTCTTGACGGAGTAACCAACCTAGACGCTTTACGCTTAGTTGTTGCTGTCTTTGCTGCTATCATCGGTGGTGCAGTGGGTTTAAGTTTCCAGACTACCTACCGCCGCTTAGAAGCACAAGTGAAAGAAATGCCTCTAGAAGTCATTTTAACTCGTGCCATTGGTTTAGTAATTGGGTTATTACTGGCTAATTTAATGTTAGCCCCGCTATTTTTATTACCCATTCCCGCAGATTTCAGCTTTATTAAACCTATAGTAGCTGTTGTTGGCAGTATCATACTTTCCGTAACGGGTATGAATTTAGCAGATACCCACGGACGGGGTTTATTACGCTTAATTAATCCTAACACTGTGGAAACTTTAGTAGTGGAAGGAACTCTCAAACCTGCAAATACTAAAGTTTTAGATACTAGCTGCATTATTGATGGCCGCATTGAAGCATTGTTAGAAACGGGATTTTTAGAAGGAGTAATAATTGTTCCCCGGTTTATTTTGCAAGAGTTACAACAAGTAGCTGACGCAAGTAAAGATGTAAAACGGGTGCGAGGTAGAAGAGGTTTAGACATTCTCAACCGCATCCGAGAAACTTACCCAGAAAGGATTTTGATTAATCCTGTAGACTATGAAGAGATTCATACAGTTGATGCAAAATTGGTAAAATTTGCCCAAGAAATTAACGGAACACTATTAACTAATGACTACAATTTATCAAAAGTTGCTAGTGTGCAAAAAGTCCCAGTTTTGAATGTTAATGATTTAGTAAATGCGGTGCGTCCTTCTTATTTACCTGGTGATAATATTGATTTGAAAATTCTCAAAGAAGGTAAAGAACCAACTCAAGGTATCGGTTATCTTGATGATGGAACAATGGTAGTTGTTGAAGAGGGAAGCGGTTTTGTGGGTGCTGAACTGCGTGTAGTTGTCACCAGTGCTTTACAAACCTCAGCAGGGAGAATGATTTTTGCTAAACCTCAAGCTTCCGCTTTAGCGTGA
- a CDS encoding aromatic ring-hydroxylating dioxygenase subunit alpha — translation MQQTIPETNASISPLLPKSVRQLGINPNHWYVVARSYEVTNNSLAVTIWKQAIALYRDSTGKIHALEDRCPHRQVKLSHGQVINNELECAYHGWRFNSEGECAAVPYLADNQKLPTCKIRRYPVKEQDGFIWLFPGNKEPNKEPMGLPEWDNLNYIATVSTIQTQAHYSYLIENLMDMYHGHLHQDLQAWAEASLQNIDEDENKVHAHYTAQSYYKIDKIWSISQLFFPALRRLHPEPLDVSYVYPHWVSTLGKDFKIYCLLCPVNETETKAYLIHFTSLNAFWRLHKLPVWFRKFIKDSLFGAAQKLLDGLVVQDVKMIEEEQQAFLQNPEIRNYELNRALVSVQKLMKTQVEKSS, via the coding sequence ATGCAACAAACAATACCTGAAACAAACGCATCTATTTCTCCATTGTTACCAAAAAGTGTCCGCCAATTAGGAATTAACCCTAATCATTGGTATGTGGTTGCACGAAGTTACGAAGTTACAAATAATTCTTTAGCTGTAACAATTTGGAAACAGGCGATCGCACTTTATCGAGATAGTACAGGAAAAATTCACGCTTTAGAAGACCGTTGTCCCCATCGTCAAGTTAAACTTAGTCATGGGCAAGTAATAAACAACGAATTAGAATGTGCTTATCACGGTTGGCGGTTCAATAGTGAAGGTGAATGTGCAGCAGTTCCCTATTTAGCAGATAATCAAAAATTACCAACTTGTAAAATTCGCCGTTATCCTGTGAAAGAACAAGATGGTTTTATTTGGTTATTTCCGGGAAATAAAGAACCAAATAAAGAACCAATGGGTTTACCAGAATGGGATAATTTAAATTATATTGCCACAGTTTCCACCATTCAAACACAAGCTCATTATTCTTATTTAATTGAAAATTTGATGGATATGTATCACGGACATTTGCATCAAGATTTACAAGCTTGGGCGGAAGCATCACTGCAAAATATTGATGAAGATGAAAATAAAGTTCATGCCCATTATACAGCCCAAAGTTATTATAAAATAGATAAAATTTGGTCAATTTCTCAATTATTTTTTCCTGCTTTGCGTCGGTTGCATCCTGAACCATTAGACGTGAGTTATGTTTATCCTCATTGGGTGTCTACCTTGGGTAAAGATTTTAAAATTTACTGTTTATTATGTCCAGTAAACGAGACAGAAACCAAAGCTTATTTAATTCATTTTACCTCACTCAATGCTTTTTGGAGATTACACAAATTACCAGTATGGTTTCGGAAGTTTATTAAAGATAGCTTATTTGGTGCAGCGCAGAAATTACTTGACGGTTTGGTGGTACAAGATGTAAAAATGATAGAAGAAGAACAACAAGCTTTTTTACAAAATCCAGAAATCAGAAATTATGAATTAAATCGAGCTTTGGTAAGTGTGCAGAAATTGATGAAAACTCAAGTTGAAAAATCAAGTTGA
- a CDS encoding YbjN domain-containing protein has product MTSYQETLTPDELVDELIAETSSINHVELIENVISTLEEDKSAMVSHSPDGAYLWKFKYGTVEVFVQLTGPSDEDTITVWAGVLKLPAKDEPKLMRYLLELNCTVTLEARFGIIENQVVVISTRTVAELSPGEISRIITIVATIADNYDEPLIADYGIA; this is encoded by the coding sequence ATGACAAGCTACCAAGAAACTCTCACTCCTGATGAATTAGTTGATGAACTCATTGCCGAAACATCCAGTATTAATCATGTAGAATTAATTGAAAATGTCATTAGCACCTTAGAAGAAGATAAAAGCGCAATGGTTAGCCATTCACCAGATGGCGCTTATCTGTGGAAATTTAAATATGGAACAGTGGAAGTATTCGTACAACTCACAGGTCCTAGTGATGAAGATACTATCACGGTTTGGGCTGGGGTGCTGAAATTACCCGCTAAAGATGAACCCAAATTAATGCGTTATCTGTTAGAGTTGAACTGTACTGTTACCTTGGAAGCTCGTTTTGGCATAATTGAAAACCAAGTAGTTGTCATTTCCACACGCACTGTAGCAGAATTGTCACCAGGGGAAATTTCCCGGATCATTACTATTGTGGCCACTATCGCCGATAATTATGATGAGCCTTTGATTGCAGATTATGGTATAGCATAG
- a CDS encoding lipoate--protein ligase family protein, translating to MAVDRWLLEQHESGKHPSTLRFYTWSPPAISLGYHQKKYPEFWENLSTNFTENGDKLDLVRRPSGGRAVLHQGDLTYAVITSGIPGSRLQAYTKICEFLIAGWRSLGVELNYGQAGRGYIHNPNCFATATGADLILADGSKLIGSAQLRRGKAILQHGSIILHPNGDLFQQVFGKDTFTPVKLPENLDQETIINTLTDAASDSFNMQVEIQPLSEIEWEEILAKAQY from the coding sequence ATGGCAGTTGACAGATGGTTGCTAGAACAGCATGAGTCAGGAAAACATCCTTCCACTCTGCGGTTTTATACTTGGTCGCCTCCTGCGATTTCTTTGGGTTATCATCAAAAAAAATACCCGGAATTTTGGGAAAATTTATCCACTAATTTCACTGAGAATGGTGATAAACTTGATTTGGTACGTCGTCCTAGTGGTGGTAGAGCAGTTTTACACCAAGGTGATTTAACTTACGCAGTCATCACTTCGGGAATACCGGGTAGTCGGTTACAAGCTTATACCAAGATTTGTGAATTTTTGATTGCTGGATGGCGATCGCTCGGTGTAGAGTTAAACTACGGTCAAGCTGGCCGTGGTTATATTCACAACCCTAACTGTTTTGCAACTGCTACAGGTGCAGATTTAATTTTAGCAGATGGCAGTAAATTAATTGGTAGCGCCCAACTGCGACGGGGAAAGGCAATCTTACAACATGGTTCTATAATTTTACACCCAAATGGGGATTTATTTCAACAAGTATTTGGGAAAGATACTTTTACACCTGTGAAACTACCTGAAAATTTAGATCAAGAAACGATCATTAATACTTTAACTGATGCAGCTTCTGATAGTTTTAATATGCAGGTTGAAATACAACCACTTTCTGAAATTGAATGGGAAGAAATTTTAGCAAAAGCACAATATTAA
- the purH gene encoding bifunctional phosphoribosylaminoimidazolecarboxamide formyltransferase/IMP cyclohydrolase codes for MARLALLSVSNKTGIIDLARSLVEEFGFDIISSGGTAKTLKDAGITVTKVSDYTGSPEILGGRVKTLHPRIHGGILARRDVEQDVKDLEDNQIRPIDLVVVNLYPFEETIAKPGVTLADAVEQIDIGGPAMLRASSKNFAHLTVLCDPAQYDEYLQELRQNGSASLEFRQKCALKGFLHTASYDNAIAAYLAGTQSEGLPETYTVSGTQIQPLRYGENPHQPAAWYQTGTKPTGWAAATKLQGKELSYNNLVDLEAARRIIAEFTASPAATIIKHTNPCGTAEAESIFDAYQKAFNADSTSAFGGIVALNRAIDAATATELTKTFLECVVAPSCDQEAQEILTKKGNVRVLILPDLLTGPKETVRAIAGGFLAQTADDIVADTAKWQVVTKRQPTQAELAELLFAWKVCKHVKSNAIVISKDRTTLGVGAGQMNRVGSTKIAVEQAGEKTQGAVLASDGFFPFDDTVRTAAAAGITAIVQPGGSLRDKDSIKAADELGLLMVVTGVRHFLH; via the coding sequence ATGGCGCGTCTAGCATTGCTGAGTGTATCTAACAAAACTGGTATAATTGACCTAGCCCGCAGCTTGGTTGAGGAATTTGGCTTTGATATCATCAGCAGTGGGGGAACAGCCAAAACCCTGAAAGATGCGGGAATTACTGTTACCAAGGTTTCAGATTATACAGGCTCACCAGAAATATTAGGCGGTCGGGTAAAAACACTCCATCCCCGCATACATGGCGGTATTTTAGCACGGCGCGATGTTGAGCAAGATGTCAAAGATTTAGAAGATAACCAAATTCGTCCTATTGATCTCGTCGTCGTTAACCTTTATCCTTTTGAAGAAACCATTGCTAAACCTGGTGTCACCTTAGCAGACGCAGTAGAACAAATTGATATTGGCGGTCCGGCAATGTTACGCGCTTCATCAAAAAACTTTGCCCATCTCACAGTATTATGTGATCCGGCTCAATATGATGAGTATTTACAGGAATTACGCCAAAATGGTTCTGCTTCTTTAGAATTTCGTCAAAAATGCGCCTTAAAAGGATTTTTGCACACTGCAAGTTATGATAACGCCATTGCAGCTTATCTAGCGGGTACGCAAAGTGAAGGTTTACCAGAAACTTACACCGTTTCCGGTACACAAATTCAACCTCTGCGTTATGGAGAAAACCCCCATCAACCCGCAGCTTGGTATCAAACCGGAACTAAACCCACAGGTTGGGCAGCAGCAACTAAACTGCAAGGTAAGGAACTCAGTTATAATAATTTGGTAGATTTAGAAGCTGCACGACGCATTATTGCTGAATTTACCGCAAGTCCAGCAGCGACAATTATTAAACACACTAACCCCTGTGGAACTGCGGAAGCAGAAAGTATTTTCGACGCTTATCAAAAAGCTTTTAATGCTGATTCTACCTCAGCTTTTGGTGGTATTGTGGCTTTAAACCGGGCTATTGATGCAGCCACAGCGACGGAATTAACGAAGACATTTTTAGAATGCGTGGTTGCACCGAGTTGTGATCAAGAAGCCCAGGAAATTTTAACTAAGAAAGGTAATGTCAGAGTTCTGATTTTACCAGATTTGCTCACTGGACCCAAAGAAACTGTAAGAGCGATCGCTGGCGGTTTCCTAGCGCAAACTGCGGATGATATCGTTGCAGATACCGCTAAATGGCAAGTTGTCACCAAACGTCAACCCACACAGGCAGAATTAGCAGAATTGTTGTTTGCTTGGAAAGTTTGTAAACACGTTAAATCTAATGCTATTGTCATCAGCAAAGACCGGACAACTTTAGGCGTAGGTGCGGGACAAATGAACCGGGTAGGTTCGACAAAAATAGCAGTTGAACAAGCAGGAGAAAAAACCCAAGGTGCAGTTTTAGCCAGTGATGGTTTCTTCCCCTTTGATGATACCGTGAGAACCGCAGCCGCAGCGGGAATTACTGCTATTGTGCAACCAGGGGGAAGTCTGCGAGATAAAGACTCTATCAAAGCTGCTGATGAACTGGGTTTATTGATGGTTGTAACTGGTGTGCGGCACTTTTTACACTAA
- a CDS encoding VOC family protein, which yields MQITQTLHTAILVTDLERSEHFYGTILGLAKIDRTLKYPGAWYQLGNYQIHLIVSPSVPTENQNEKWGRNPHIAFSVVDLEAAKTELQSHNYPFQESASGRPALFTKDPDGNIIELSQQ from the coding sequence ATGCAAATTACCCAAACTCTCCACACCGCCATCCTCGTCACCGACTTAGAACGCTCAGAACACTTTTATGGCACAATATTAGGACTAGCAAAAATTGACCGCACCCTTAAATATCCCGGTGCATGGTATCAACTCGGTAACTATCAAATACATTTAATAGTATCCCCATCCGTCCCCACAGAAAACCAAAACGAAAAATGGGGACGTAACCCCCACATTGCATTTTCAGTTGTGGACTTAGAAGCAGCAAAAACAGAATTACAAAGTCATAATTACCCATTTCAAGAAAGTGCTTCCGGTCGTCCTGCCCTCTTCACAAAAGACCCAGATGGAAATATTATTGAATTGAGTCAACAATAA